AATTTGAGGCTACCCAAAAATAAATGCATCGCTTTCAGACAACAAAAAATGCCCTTTTATGCGCAAAAGGGCACTTTTTGTAAGTCTACTATTGGGGGAGAGACTTCACACCCACACAAGCTTTGCATGAGTCTAAAGATAAATTACCCCAAATCGTTCAACCTAAAACACTTTTTTATATTTCCAATGATTTTTTTCGAATCGGTTTTAAAATCAAACCAACTGCAAAAATACAGATGGCAATGACAACTGCCGAGTAAAACAAGCCTCCATAGCCGTTTTGTGCCGCCATGACTGTTACTTCATTGACAGAATTCAAAATGACTTCCTTTAATGTCGGATCCTGAATATTTTGGACGACAGTCATCATTTGGTCTTCGGAAAACTGACCGCCCGCCGCGAACTGACTGCCCACTTGAGCAAGTTCCGCAGTTGCCTGTTCCGATAAATTCGCCTGTTGTACATTTTGCTGCAAAATTCCTTGAAAATCGTTTTTAAAAATCGATGGGATTTCGCTGAATCCGCGTGCGATAAATCCTGCATATATTGTCGGCGCAATCGTCATCCCGATTGTTCGGATTAACGATAATGACGCTAGAGCAGTCCCTTTATTTGCTTCGAGTTTTTCCGTCGCCAATATGTTCAGTGGTGCTCCTAGAAGAACTCCCATGCCGACACCGCCAATTACGGATGCAATAACAAACTGCCATTTGGCATCAATCCATGTCGGGAACAGGAAAAAGCCAATTGCAGCAACGAGACCTGAAAACAGTACTGCTAAAACCGGGCCACGCTTATCAACTAAAATACCGCCAACCGCTGCCCCAATACCTGCAGCTAGTGCAAATGGTGTCATCCAGTACCCAGCATGCTCGGATTTAATGCCCAATACTTGTTCTGAAAAGGCCGGAATGAAAATCATTGCCGCAAGCATCGCACCTGAAAGAAGACCTAGCAGCAATGTCAGTAAATAAGTCGGCTGACGCATTAATGCCACCGGTAAAATCGGGTCCCCTCCACGGCGTTCAAGACGTGTTTCATAGAAATAAAGGATAATAAGTACGATAATGCCAGCTAGCAAATACGGATATACTGTTGGTTCGATAAGAGAGCTAAAGAAGTTGATGCCCTCAATATTTGTCAGTCCGTACATAATCCCTAAAATTGCGACAGAAAGTAGGACCGTACCCGTCATATCAAGCTTGCCGGGTGCTGCGTCTTTCGTTTCTTCCAGTTTGAGAAAACCCATGATGACAAGGAAAATTGCGATTGGCACATTAATTAAAAACAGCCAATGCCAGCTGCCTGTCAGATCCAAAATGAC
This window of the Solibacillus isronensis genome carries:
- a CDS encoding MFS transporter; translated protein: MTNAKTSQTWVLTLFALGVFMAALDNGIISAALTTINSSFNVEANWGAWGVTLYTLGLAISVPIVGKLSDRYGRKKLFIVEIALFGLGSLLVALSPNFTFYLISRFIQAMGGGGIFIIGTSYVVSTLPAEKQGKALGLLGGMNGVAAVLGPNIGSVILDLTGSWHWLFLINVPIAIFLVIMGFLKLEETKDAAPGKLDMTGTVLLSVAILGIMYGLTNIEGINFFSSLIEPTVYPYLLAGIIVLIILYFYETRLERRGGDPILPVALMRQPTYLLTLLLGLLSGAMLAAMIFIPAFSEQVLGIKSEHAGYWMTPFALAAGIGAAVGGILVDKRGPVLAVLFSGLVAAIGFFLFPTWIDAKWQFVIASVIGGVGMGVLLGAPLNILATEKLEANKGTALASLSLIRTIGMTIAPTIYAGFIARGFSEIPSIFKNDFQGILQQNVQQANLSEQATAELAQVGSQFAAGGQFSEDQMMTVVQNIQDPTLKEVILNSVNEVTVMAAQNGYGGLFYSAVVIAICIFAVGLILKPIRKKSLEI